Proteins co-encoded in one Ziziphus jujuba cultivar Dongzao chromosome 9, ASM3175591v1 genomic window:
- the LOC107433927 gene encoding plastid division protein PDV2 isoform X2, whose protein sequence is MEEEGIGLVLARATELRMKISNCIHKATTTPHKLQDNPPPGNKNGLPREDEPFGGQDEDEDDEAHRLLNICDALESLETQLSNLQQQLYERGVALAEIEQSRKMLLDKLKEYKGEEVAVINEASAFAGETVEHNNDLLLPPYPSRPPNPLRLENGYLSHFHSSQKRNGHISSDHSNEAKENLSESEQNGSKNPRGIGCFLGAAAKTVFTVVGVVSILSLSGFGPNFVKKGTRFKVLGLFQQQANEERRLKIKCPPGKILVMENGEARCLVKERVEVPFSSAIAKPDVNYGCG, encoded by the exons atggagGAAGAAGGCATTGGGTTGGTCCTGGCTAGGGCCACTGAGCTTCGAATGAAGATCAGCAACTGCATCCACAAAGCAACAACCACTCCACACAAACTCCAAGATAACCCACCACCAGGAAATAAAAATGGACTTCCTAGGGAAGACGAACCGTTTGGAGgacaagatgaagatgaagatgatgaggcaCATAGGCTTTTGAATATCTGCGATGCCCTTGAATCCCTCGAGACCCAGCTCTCTAATTTGCAG CAACAGCTATATGAAAGAGGGGTTGCCCTTGCTGAGATTGAACAAAGCCGCAAAATGTTACTTGATAAGCTTAAGGAGTACAAGGGGGAAGAAGTGGCAGTGATAAACGAGGCATCTGCATTTGCTGGTGAAACAGTTGAGCATAACAATGATCTCCTGCTTCCTCCATATCCAAGCCGCCCTCCGAATCCGTTGCGGTTAGAAAATGGCTATTTGTCGCATTTCCATTCATCACAGAAACGAAATGGACACATTAGCAGTGATCATTCCAATGAAGCAAAGGAGAATCTGAGTGAATCAGAACAAAATGGGTCCAAAAACCCAAGAGGGATCGGTTGCTTTCTAGGTGCAGCAGCCAAGACAGTATTTACCGTTGTTGGTGTGGTATCTATTTTGAGTCTATCTGGTTTTGGGCCaaattttgtgaagaaaggtaCACGTTTCAAGGTTCTGGGCCTCTTTCAGCAACAAgcaaatgaagaaagaagattAAAAATCAAATGTCCACCTGGGAAAATCCTAGTGATGGAAAATGGGGAGGCTCGATGCCTTGTGAAAGAGAGAGTTGAAGTTCCATTTTCTTCTGCTATTGCAAAACCAGATGTAAATTATGGGTGCGGTTAG
- the LOC107433927 gene encoding plastid division protein PDV2 isoform X1 gives MEEEGIGLVLARATELRMKISNCIHKATTTPHKLQDNPPPGNKNGLPREDEPFGGQDEDEDDEAHRLLNICDALESLETQLSNLQNLQQQQLYERGVALAEIEQSRKMLLDKLKEYKGEEVAVINEASAFAGETVEHNNDLLLPPYPSRPPNPLRLENGYLSHFHSSQKRNGHISSDHSNEAKENLSESEQNGSKNPRGIGCFLGAAAKTVFTVVGVVSILSLSGFGPNFVKKGTRFKVLGLFQQQANEERRLKIKCPPGKILVMENGEARCLVKERVEVPFSSAIAKPDVNYGCG, from the exons atggagGAAGAAGGCATTGGGTTGGTCCTGGCTAGGGCCACTGAGCTTCGAATGAAGATCAGCAACTGCATCCACAAAGCAACAACCACTCCACACAAACTCCAAGATAACCCACCACCAGGAAATAAAAATGGACTTCCTAGGGAAGACGAACCGTTTGGAGgacaagatgaagatgaagatgatgaggcaCATAGGCTTTTGAATATCTGCGATGCCCTTGAATCCCTCGAGACCCAGCTCTCTAATTTGCAG AATTTGCAACAGCAACAGCTATATGAAAGAGGGGTTGCCCTTGCTGAGATTGAACAAAGCCGCAAAATGTTACTTGATAAGCTTAAGGAGTACAAGGGGGAAGAAGTGGCAGTGATAAACGAGGCATCTGCATTTGCTGGTGAAACAGTTGAGCATAACAATGATCTCCTGCTTCCTCCATATCCAAGCCGCCCTCCGAATCCGTTGCGGTTAGAAAATGGCTATTTGTCGCATTTCCATTCATCACAGAAACGAAATGGACACATTAGCAGTGATCATTCCAATGAAGCAAAGGAGAATCTGAGTGAATCAGAACAAAATGGGTCCAAAAACCCAAGAGGGATCGGTTGCTTTCTAGGTGCAGCAGCCAAGACAGTATTTACCGTTGTTGGTGTGGTATCTATTTTGAGTCTATCTGGTTTTGGGCCaaattttgtgaagaaaggtaCACGTTTCAAGGTTCTGGGCCTCTTTCAGCAACAAgcaaatgaagaaagaagattAAAAATCAAATGTCCACCTGGGAAAATCCTAGTGATGGAAAATGGGGAGGCTCGATGCCTTGTGAAAGAGAGAGTTGAAGTTCCATTTTCTTCTGCTATTGCAAAACCAGATGTAAATTATGGGTGCGGTTAG
- the LOC107435775 gene encoding hemoglobin-2, translated as MTSVESNNSAGFTEEQEALVVKSWSAMKKNAGELSLKFFLKIFEIAPSAKKLFSFLKDSNVPPEQNPKLKPHATSVFLMTCESAVQLRKAGKVTVRESSLKRLGATHFKHGVVDEHFEVTKFALLETIKEAVPEMWCPEMKNAWGEAYDQLVAAIKSEMKPSSS; from the exons ATGACCTCTGTTGAGAGCAACAACTCTGCAGGTTTCACAGAAGAGCAGGAAGCTTTGGTGGTCAAGTCATGGAGCGCAATGAAGAAGAATGCTGGAGAGCTTAGTCTTAAATTCTTCTTGAA GATATTTGAGATTGCACCTTCTGCCAAGAAGTTATTCTCATTCTTGAAGGACTCTAATGTTCCTCCTGAGCAGAATCCAAAGCTCAAGCCCCATGCCACGTCTGTCTTTCTTATG ACCTGTGAATCAGCAGTTCAACTCAGGAAAGCTGGTAAAGTGACTGTGAGAGAATCAAGCTTGAAACGACTTGGAGCTACTCACTTCAAACATGGTGTGGTTGATGAGCATTTTGAG GTGACAAAATTTGCACTGTTGGAGACAATAAAGGAAGCAGTACCAGAAATGTGGTGTCCAGAGATGAAGAATGCATGGGGAGAAGCTTATGATCAACTGGTTGCTGCTATCAAGTCTGAAATGAAGCCCTCTTCCTCTTAG